In bacterium, one genomic interval encodes:
- a CDS encoding MBL fold metallo-hydrolase, with the protein MKVIPISVGTFQVNCYLAVSKSNQALVIDPGDDAGIIAVTVRQNKLTVAGYLITHGHMDHVSGLAEMTRTFPAPVSIHPLDESWAFSHLNQALPYYDSPERPTKIERLLADGQHYEDAELRYEIIATPGHSPGGVCFYFPDEKVIFTGDTLFLGTIGRTDLDGSDEKLMKKSLARLAKLPDDTAVYPGHGPETTIGREKRTNPFMKF; encoded by the coding sequence ATGAAAGTGATTCCCATCAGTGTCGGCACTTTTCAGGTCAACTGCTATCTGGCAGTTTCAAAAAGCAATCAGGCACTCGTCATCGACCCCGGTGACGACGCAGGAATCATCGCGGTCACCGTGCGGCAGAATAAACTCACGGTGGCGGGTTATCTGATTACCCATGGGCACATGGATCATGTCTCGGGACTGGCTGAAATGACCCGGACATTCCCCGCCCCTGTTTCAATTCATCCGCTGGATGAATCCTGGGCGTTCAGCCATCTGAATCAGGCACTTCCCTACTACGACAGCCCCGAGCGCCCGACAAAAATTGAACGGCTCCTAGCTGACGGACAGCATTACGAGGATGCAGAACTTCGCTATGAAATCATCGCTACCCCGGGTCACTCTCCCGGCGGAGTCTGTTTTTATTTTCCGGATGAGAAAGTCATATTCACAGGCGACACCCTCTTCCTGGGCACCATCGGACGCACGGATCTGGATGGGAGTGATGAAAAACTGATGAAGAAATCCCTGGCCCGCCTGGCAAAACTGCCTGATGACACAGCGGTCTATCCCGGCCATGGTCCTGAAACCACCATCGGCCGGGAGAAACGCACCAATCCGTTCATGAAGTTTTAG
- the hisS gene encoding histidine--tRNA ligase, with the protein MADPISFAPPRGMRDFYPEDMAVRCAIFEAWTTAARRFGFDQYDACVVESLELLKRKGGEEIQDQIYWFKDKSDRELALRAEMTPTLSRMIVAKQNELAFPIKWFTIAQCFRYERMTRGRKREHYQWNMDVVGEPSVVAEAEVVMAAIEALKLLGLDNNDVCVHVNSRALLSDILANSGIPREHHSALFLALDKRGKIPDEEIAKLLRENGLSEGSIEAAFRVLGLNTLESVIAALGERTPALEHFLSFFDIMKLYGASDMVKFDISVIRGLSYYTGIVFEGFDTGKSLRAIFGGGRYDNLLGDLGGKPMTAVGLGFGDVVIAELLADKGKAPHSGAGKDLALSYMEEAQRDTAIQIARSLRAGGTNVDVSLHAEKPKHFFSRTGKVGFRRGIFIGPDDITKGTVRIKTLTDRTEAEVTIASLVKS; encoded by the coding sequence ATGGCGGATCCCATAAGTTTTGCCCCTCCCCGCGGCATGCGGGACTTTTATCCCGAAGACATGGCGGTTCGTTGTGCCATCTTCGAGGCTTGGACCACCGCCGCGCGACGGTTCGGATTTGATCAATACGACGCTTGCGTTGTGGAAAGTCTGGAACTTCTCAAACGTAAAGGTGGCGAGGAAATCCAGGATCAGATTTACTGGTTCAAGGACAAGAGCGACCGGGAACTGGCCCTCCGCGCTGAGATGACCCCCACCCTCTCCCGGATGATTGTCGCCAAACAAAACGAACTGGCCTTTCCGATCAAGTGGTTTACTATCGCCCAGTGCTTCCGGTATGAGCGCATGACCCGTGGCCGCAAGCGTGAGCATTATCAGTGGAACATGGATGTCGTCGGCGAGCCCTCCGTGGTGGCCGAGGCAGAAGTCGTGATGGCCGCCATCGAAGCCTTAAAGCTGCTCGGACTCGACAACAACGATGTCTGTGTTCACGTCAATAGTCGAGCCTTGCTGTCGGACATTCTCGCCAATTCCGGTATTCCCCGTGAACATCACTCCGCCCTCTTCCTCGCGCTGGACAAACGGGGCAAAATACCTGACGAAGAGATCGCCAAACTCCTGCGTGAAAACGGACTTTCAGAAGGCAGCATTGAGGCAGCCTTCCGCGTCCTCGGACTCAATACCCTCGAAAGCGTCATTGCAGCACTGGGCGAACGAACCCCCGCACTGGAACATTTTCTGAGCTTTTTCGATATCATGAAGCTCTACGGTGCAAGCGACATGGTGAAGTTTGATATCTCCGTCATCCGCGGTCTTAGCTATTACACGGGAATTGTATTTGAAGGCTTTGATACGGGGAAGAGTCTTCGAGCCATCTTCGGGGGAGGACGTTACGACAATCTCCTGGGTGATTTAGGAGGGAAACCCATGACGGCGGTTGGCCTCGGCTTCGGCGATGTCGTCATTGCCGAATTACTGGCCGATAAAGGGAAAGCCCCCCACTCTGGTGCCGGAAAAGATCTGGCCCTGTCCTACATGGAAGAGGCCCAGCGTGATACCGCGATCCAAATTGCCCGCTCCTTGAGAGCAGGTGGCACCAATGTGGATGTTTCGCTACATGCCGAGAAGCCCAAGCACTTTTTCAGTCGTACCGGCAAGGTCGGCTTCCGACGCGGTATTTTTATCGGACCGGATGATATCACCAAAGGTACTGTCAGGATCAAAACCCTGACGGACCGCACTGAAGCAGAAGTGACCATTGCAAGCCTGGTGAAATCATGA
- a CDS encoding HU family DNA-binding protein, producing MTKRELVVRIAGEVGIPQQQVFSVIQKTLDYITESLAKGENIEFRDFGVFEIKVRKPRIGRNPNKPENTVIIPERRVVKFKPGKQMKAVVLKQ from the coding sequence ATGACAAAGCGCGAACTCGTCGTACGTATTGCCGGTGAAGTCGGCATCCCTCAACAACAGGTTTTTTCAGTAATCCAGAAAACCTTAGACTACATTACCGAAAGCTTGGCCAAAGGCGAAAATATTGAATTCCGTGATTTCGGGGTCTTTGAGATCAAAGTCCGAAAGCCACGCATCGGCCGTAATCCGAATAAACCGGAAAACACGGTTATCATTCCAGAGCGCCGGGTGGTTAAGTTCAAGCCGGGCAAACAGATGAAAGCCGTCGTTTTAAAGCAGTAA
- a CDS encoding proline--tRNA ligase, with amino-acid sequence MRWTQSLIPTLRDAPQDAEIPSHKLMMRAGLIMKLGGGLYTFLPLGLKALRNVERIVREEMDRAGALEVLMPALQPREIWETSGRYEVLRDAMFKIKDRQQRDMVLGPTHEEVITDLAARQINSYRQLPKTFYQVQTKFRDEIRPRFGLMRAKEFIMKDAYSFDASWEAADISYQAMYDAYVRIFSRCGLRTKVVEADTGAIGGDFSHEFMVLADSGEDGIVECEACSYAANLERAERKMPAVKTSTTDQSPSVVATPGMRTIEEVSTFLKIKPWDLIKTLIYIADGQPIAVLVAGNRELNEHKLTRILKLTNLQLADDETIAKVTGAPVGYAGPVGLKIPIYADVELQTPRVAATGANIADSHLINVLVDRDFTVTAFHDLVIAKEGDKCPRCGTRMRGKRGIEVGHVFKLGTKYSKLFNAGFLDAEGNHQISVMGCYGIGVTRTLQAIIEQSYDADGIIWPMSVAPYKVCVVVPNTGHAESMRVAEELIKTLESKGIEVLFDDRDERPGVKFKDADLIGLPIRAVISERSLTEGKVEVKRRTDKEKQMIPVSETVSFIEKAIQGELK; translated from the coding sequence ATGCGTTGGACACAGTCTTTGATACCGACCCTGCGGGATGCCCCTCAGGATGCTGAAATTCCGAGCCACAAACTTATGATGAGGGCGGGTTTGATTATGAAACTCGGCGGCGGGCTCTATACCTTTCTTCCTCTAGGCCTGAAGGCACTTCGAAACGTGGAGCGGATTGTCCGCGAAGAAATGGATCGCGCCGGTGCTTTGGAAGTGCTCATGCCAGCGCTTCAGCCCCGTGAGATCTGGGAAACCTCCGGTCGCTATGAAGTTCTCCGCGACGCCATGTTTAAGATCAAAGACCGGCAACAACGCGACATGGTGTTGGGCCCGACCCATGAGGAGGTTATCACCGATCTCGCCGCCCGGCAGATCAACTCCTATCGCCAACTCCCCAAAACGTTCTATCAGGTTCAGACGAAATTCCGGGACGAGATCCGTCCCCGCTTCGGCCTGATGCGCGCCAAGGAATTCATCATGAAGGACGCTTATAGCTTCGACGCGAGCTGGGAAGCTGCGGATATCAGCTATCAGGCCATGTATGACGCCTACGTCCGCATCTTCAGTCGTTGCGGACTTCGCACCAAGGTGGTGGAGGCCGATACCGGCGCCATCGGCGGGGATTTCTCCCACGAATTCATGGTGCTTGCCGACTCGGGTGAAGACGGCATCGTCGAATGCGAAGCCTGCTCCTATGCGGCAAATCTGGAACGTGCGGAGCGGAAAATGCCGGCCGTAAAAACGTCCACCACCGACCAATCCCCGTCCGTTGTGGCAACCCCGGGCATGCGCACGATTGAGGAGGTCTCGACCTTCCTTAAAATTAAACCTTGGGATCTGATCAAAACGTTGATCTATATCGCTGATGGCCAGCCCATTGCGGTACTGGTTGCCGGCAACCGTGAACTTAACGAACATAAGCTCACGCGTATTCTCAAGCTCACCAATCTCCAATTGGCCGACGACGAGACGATCGCCAAAGTCACCGGCGCTCCGGTGGGCTATGCTGGTCCTGTGGGACTCAAAATCCCCATTTATGCCGATGTCGAACTTCAAACGCCTCGCGTGGCAGCCACCGGTGCTAATATTGCCGACAGCCATCTCATCAATGTCCTGGTCGATCGTGACTTCACGGTAACCGCTTTCCACGATCTTGTCATCGCCAAGGAGGGTGACAAGTGTCCCCGCTGCGGCACCCGCATGAGGGGAAAACGCGGCATTGAGGTCGGGCATGTATTTAAATTAGGCACCAAATACAGCAAACTCTTCAATGCTGGCTTTCTGGATGCCGAAGGGAATCATCAGATCAGTGTCATGGGCTGCTACGGCATCGGCGTCACCCGCACCTTGCAAGCCATCATTGAACAGAGCTACGACGCCGATGGCATCATCTGGCCCATGTCCGTGGCCCCCTATAAAGTCTGCGTGGTGGTTCCCAATACCGGCCATGCGGAAAGCATGCGAGTTGCAGAAGAACTCATCAAAACACTGGAATCAAAAGGCATCGAGGTCTTGTTTGATGACCGGGACGAACGTCCGGGCGTCAAGTTCAAGGATGCCGACTTGATTGGACTGCCCATCCGGGCCGTCATCAGCGAACGTTCATTGACAGAGGGGAAAGTGGAAGTGAAACGCCGGACCGATAAAGAGAAACAAATGATCCCTGTTAGTGAAACCGTATCTTTCATAGAAAAAGCCATTCAAGGAGAACTCAAATGA